From Medicago truncatula cultivar Jemalong A17 chromosome 7, MtrunA17r5.0-ANR, whole genome shotgun sequence, a single genomic window includes:
- the LOC120576966 gene encoding F-box/kelch-repeat protein At3g23880, which translates to MFGTPNNLTQDPPLLRFTFGYDNSTDTYKVVAFSSKEVKVCSLRDNVWRNISFHVVIYLGIMFNEGVYLNGTVYWFSNPNKSFKYSEKDFTVEQLMIISLDLSTEIYTRLLPPREVDEVPVVQQSLAVLRDRLCFSHMLKRTYFVVWQMTEFGVEQSWTQFLKISCQNLQRYRELFPLCLSENGHTLILLCFGGNDVILYNLRENRVEKSSGYTWCDAKDYVESLASIC; encoded by the coding sequence atgTTTGGCACCCCCAACAATTtaactcaagatccgccactgcttAGGTTCACATTTGGTTATGATAATTCAACTGACACTTACAAGGTGGTGGCCTTTTCTTCCAAAGAGGTGAAGGTTTGTAGTTTACGTGATAATGTTTGGAGAAATATTAgttttcatgttgttatttATCTTGGCATTATGTTTAATGAAGGTGTGTATTTGAATGGCACTGTTTACTGGTTTTCCAATCCGAATAAGAGTTTTAAGTATAGTGAGAAGGATTTTACTGTTGAACAACTTATGATTATCTCCCTTGATCTTAGTACCGAGATATACACGCGCTTGCTGCCCCCTCGTGAGGTTGATGAAGTGCCAGTTGTTCAACAAAGTCTTGCTGTATTAAGGGACCGCCTTTGTTTTTCTCACATGCTCAAGAGAACTTATTTTGTTGTATGGCAGATGACGGAATTTGGAGTTGAACAATCCTGGACTCAATTCCTTAAAATCAGTTGTCAGAATCTTCAGAGATATCGTGAATTGTTCCCATTATGTCTTTCTGAGAATGGACATACACTGATATTACTATGCTTTGGAGGAAATGATGTAATTCTCtataatttgagagaaaatagAGTAGAGAAATCTAGTGGATATACATGGTGTGATGCCAAGGATTATGTTGAAAGTTTGGCTTCAATTTGTTGA